One genomic region from Argentina anserina chromosome 2, drPotAnse1.1, whole genome shotgun sequence encodes:
- the LOC126784156 gene encoding histone H2AX-like, giving the protein ITLLHSHSLGFQSNSPILTSPNSKGGRGKPKATKAVSRSSKAGLQFPVGRIARFLKSGKYAERVGAGAPVYLSAVLEYLAAEVLELAGNAARDNKKNRIVPRHIQLAVRNDEELSKLLGAVTIANGGVLPNIHQNLLPKKTGKGKGDIGSASQEF; this is encoded by the exons ATCACACTCCTCCACTCTCACTCCTTAGGGTTTCAATCCAATTCTCCGATATTGACTTCCCCAAATTCCAAGGGCGGCCGCGGCAAGCCTAAGGCCACCAAAGCCGTCTCCCGCTCCTCCAAAGCCGGCCTCCAGTTCCCCGTCGGCCGTATCGCTCGCTTCCTCAAATCCGGCAAGTACGCCGAGCGCGTCGGCGCCGGCGCTCCCGTCTACCTCTCCGCCGTCCTCGAGTATCTCGCCGCCGAG GTGCTTGAGCTCGCCGGAAATGCGGCAAGGGACAACAAGAAGAATCGGATCGTTCCGAGGCACATTCAGCTGGCGGTTCGGAACGATGAGGAGTTGAGCAAGCTTTTGGGGGCTGTTACTATTGCTAATGGTGGAGTTTTGCCTAATATTCATCAGAATCTGCTGCCCAAGAAGACTGGCAAGGGCAAGGGTGACATTGGATCCGCGTCGCAGGAGTTTTAG